The following nucleotide sequence is from Azoarcus sp. CIB.
CCTTCAGCACGATCAGCGGACTCTTGCCGCCGAGCTCCAGCGTGATTCGTTTGAAGTGCCGGCCGGCCTCCGCCGACAGCTCGCGCCCGACCTCGGTCGAGCCGGTGAAGGTGATCATGCGCACGCGCGGATCGGCGACGAACTTGTTGCCCAACACCGAGCCCTGCACCGGCACGACGTTCAGCACGCCCTTCGGCAACCCCGCCGCCTCGAAGATCTCGGCGATCTTCAATCCGGTCACCGGCGTATAGGTCGCAGGCTTCAGGATGAAGGTATTGCCCGCCGCGAGCGCCAGCGCCACCTTCTTCGTCGCGAGCAGGAAGGGGAAGTTGAACGGCGCGATGCCTGCGATGACGCCCAGCGGCCGGCGCACGCTCATCGAGAACACGCCGGGGCTGTCGGACGGCATCGTCTCGCCGGTGATGCGGCGGCACTCGCCCGCGGCGCTGCGCAGCAGATTGACGACGAAGGACGCCTCGAACATCGCCTTGCCGAAGGTCGAGCCGGCCTCGTCCATCAGCACGTCCGCGACCTCGGGAATGCGCTTCTGCAGCTCGTCCGCCGCGCGCAGCAGGATCGCCTCGCGCTCGTTGGCGAGCGTGTTGCCCCAGCTTTCGCGCGCACGGTAGGCCGCGGCGATCGCCCGCTCCAGGTCCGCGGCCGAGGCCTGATGCACGCGCCCCCACACCTCGCCGGTCGCCGGATTGATGTCGTCCAGGATCGTCTCGGTCGACGACGGCACCCACTCGCCGTCGATGAACAGCTTGTATTCCTTCATGCTTCCCCCTTACAGGCTGATGCCGCACCGTCCCGGCGCGATGATGTTGTTGGGGTCGAGCGCCTTCTTCAGGCGCTTCTCGACGTCGCGCTTCACCGGCCCGTAAGTCGCCGCGACCTTCTCCGCGAAGGCGGTGTTCGCGCGGTACATGCCGTAGCCTTCTTTCGCGAAGGTATGCAGCAGCTCGTCGTAGCACGCATACGCCTTCTCCATCTGCTCCGGATTCGAGCGGTCATAGAGCAGGTCGATCACGTGGTGCATGTCGCGCCAGCCGACGATGAACTCGCCGACGTAGTCGAAGCCATACTTGCCGAGGATGGTCTTGGCCATCTGCATCTGCTTGAGCGTCTCGGAACCCTTCGCCTGCGACACCGGCGCGAACCAGATCGAGCCGCCGCCCCCGCGCCAGTTGTACAGCCCGAACTCGCCCAGGTTGGGTTTGCCCTTCATCAGGTCGAAGCGGTACTCCAGCGCCTTGCTGCCCTTCGACGCCTCCTGCGTGATGATCTTGCCGCCCGTGCCGGCCGCCACGGCCTCGATGATCTTCCAGTTGGCGTCGTTGGTTTCCTTCGTGCCGTAGAGCCCCGCGTACACGTTCCACGCGCCGATGTTGTGGTCGGCCTGGATCTTCTTCACGGCGTCATCGGGAATCGCACCCGGCCCGGTGTAATAGTCCGCGCGCTTCACCGGCGTGCACGGCGCCTCCCACAGCGTGTGCGCGATCACCACCGCATTGGGGATCACCATCGCGATGCGCAGCGGACGCAGCGCCTCGACGATCTTGGTGATGTCGGTCTCGTTCGGGTACTGGAT
It contains:
- a CDS encoding aldehyde dehydrogenase family protein codes for the protein MKEYKLFIDGEWVPSSTETILDDINPATGEVWGRVHQASAADLERAIAAAYRARESWGNTLANEREAILLRAADELQKRIPEVADVLMDEAGSTFGKAMFEASFVVNLLRSAAGECRRITGETMPSDSPGVFSMSVRRPLGVIAGIAPFNFPFLLATKKVALALAAGNTFILKPATYTPVTGLKIAEIFEAAGLPKGVLNVVPVQGSVLGNKFVADPRVRMITFTGSTEVGRELSAEAGRHFKRITLELGGKSPLIVLKDADIDYAVNAAAFGIFLHQGQVCMANSRLIVEAPIFDAFCDKLATKISGFKVGDPRDPHTVIGPLIDRKQCAVLDRHVADAVAKGAKLLSGGKSEGAFYQPTILAGVTPDMVVFREESFGPAVSVIRAADSEEALRLANDSCYGLSSGLITNDLQKAFDLSLRLEAGMVHINDASIMDEPHVPFGGVKDSGMGREGGHHSMDEMTELKWITVQMGKRQFPF
- a CDS encoding FAD-binding oxidoreductase; protein product: MGSKSKALPKGISAAEFDKAVREMRAIVGDEHVLVDEEKLAPYRKIMMPVPDEQHELSASVMPDGVEQIQRIMKVANKYRVPVYPISTGKNLGYGSAAPVQRGQIVMDLRRMNRIIEVDPELCTALVEPGVTYQQLYDYLQEHKLPLWFSCPAPSAIAGPVGNMVDRGVGYTPYGEHFMFSCGMEVVLADGQVLRTGMGAMENSNTWQVFKWGYGPTLDGIFTQSNFGVVTKMGMWLMPAPPDFRPFCIQYPNETDITKIVEALRPLRIAMVIPNAVVIAHTLWEAPCTPVKRADYYTGPGAIPDDAVKKIQADHNIGAWNVYAGLYGTKETNDANWKIIEAVAAGTGGKIITQEASKGSKALEYRFDLMKGKPNLGEFGLYNWRGGGGSIWFAPVSQAKGSETLKQMQMAKTILGKYGFDYVGEFIVGWRDMHHVIDLLYDRSNPEQMEKAYACYDELLHTFAKEGYGMYRANTAFAEKVAATYGPVKRDVEKRLKKALDPNNIIAPGRCGISL